Within Candidatus Acidulodesulfobacterium ferriphilum, the genomic segment AATAAATTTTCGCGATTTTACTTTTTAAAAATAGTTTAGTCGGAAACGGTATAAGCTGGGTAAAAGTAAATCTTACCTTGCTTCCCTGATATTCATGGTTTCCTATCATAAAATTATTAAAACCGTCGGAGTCGTTATAGCCGAAAGCGATTCTGGGGTTTGGCAGGCTTTTGTCTATTGTAATATTTTCTTTTAAGGCATCGGCTTTCGTCATTAAAGACATCAGATTATAATTCCCTAAGGAACTTTTGATTAACCGTTTCAAGGATAAAATCTTTTTAGGGTTTTTATTATTTATTGCAGCGGTATTAAAGGGCTGTTTTAATCCTAAATTAACAGGTTTTTTATCGTTAATTGCTAAAAAATGAAGTTTTTTTTTAAGTTTTTAAAAGCAAAAGAGGGATTTGGATAAGCCAGAAATATTACCGTTAAGAGAGCGGGTATTAGAATCGGAAAAATAACTTTAATCGCCGTTCCTTTTTTATTCATGGCAAGAAAGATTAAAACTAAAGGTATAATTAATTTTGCTATAAATTGAATTTAATAAATTAAGAAACAAAGAAGATTAACGAGCCTGTCGGCGGATTCAACTTAAGGATAAGGTATTCTTTATCAGATATCTATATCATATCAAAAATGAAAATAAAAATCAACCCGCCAAATCCCGATTTAGAAAATAAATTTCTAAATCGGGATTTGGGCTTTATATGTAGAAATAAGCCTTTATCCGCCATTAGTTTAAGCGAAAACACGGCGTCAAGCATCACCTTTTCCAATAAACCCTTGTCAATCTGTCTTCTTTTGAAAAATGATATTCAACATTGCCTTTGTAAGCTTTTTCGATATTTCTGCCGATTCTTTGCGCAAGTTTATCGTCTGTGGTGATAATTTCTATTGTTTTATTTTTTTCGTCTATATTTATATTTTCTATCTTTTCAAGAGGATCAATATAATCCGCTTTTTCAACCGTATTTTTTATAAGGCTGATAATTTCATCTTTATGCTCAAACAAAAAATTTCCTTTAAGTTCAACCACCCCCTCCATATATTTGGTCTCGATTTTCCGGCAGGCTGGACATACGGTAAAGATTACTTTTTCAGGGTTTTTCATAAGTAAATCATATAGTTTCTTATCTTCGGCCCATCTTTTGTCATGATATATACTGCGGCATTTACTGCAAACCGACATGTCTTTATATTCTATAGCGTTTAAATAAGAGTCCATTAAATCGTCTGCCTGCTGTTTTTTCACTTTGGCTTTGGTAGCATCCCATTTTTTCATAAAAAGCCTCCGAAAACTTTTTCTTCTTCAAGATTAATTTTAACATCGCATTGTAATTACAAAATAGTCGTTTAACAAGCTTTAAAGGCGTATAACAACTATATAAGCTAAGCACCGTAATAAATATAATAAACCGCTATAAGCGGCCAAGTAAATCTATTGCCTCTTCGTCGGAAACATCATACCAGTTCTCATAAACCTGCGCAACGGCACGAAAATTATACGGCGTTTCAAGTATCACCAGTTCGTCCGCTAATTCATTTATCTGCCCGGCGACATCCTTTCCCGCAACGGGGGCGGCCGCTATAATCTTTTTTGCCCCCCGTTTTCTGCATAGCATTATTGCCGCGCGCATTGTCGAACCTGCGGCAATGCCGTCATCTATCAAGATAACCGTTTTATTAATAATATCGGGTAATGGCTCCCCTTTTCTTAAAATAGAAATCCTTCTTTTAATTTCATTTTTTTGAGAAAATATTATGTCATTCATTTCTTTTTCCGAAAGATACCGCGACGATTGTTTGTTTATATATATGCTGCCGTCTTCCGCTACGGCCCCGAAACCGGCTTCGGGGTTATCGGGGAAGGGCAGTTTTCTTACGATTAAAAGCGAGAATTTTGCATTCAAATATTTTGCAACCTCAAAAGCAACTTCTATTCCGCCTTTTGGAAGGGCAAGGACGGTTATATCCTCCTTGTTTTTATATTTTTCTAAAGCAATAGCAAGCTTTTCTCCCGCTTCCCGTCTATTTTTAAACATTTAAAACACCGTAAAATTTTCAATTAACAAATTAATTTCTTTCAATTTTAAAAATTTAAATGCCCATGCCGATTTTCAAGTATCTAAAAAATAATTGCATAAATAATCCCTTTAGTTATATTATATCCTGAAACAATAGAATTCCAAATTTTTATGCCTTGCAAGCCAGTCTTAATTAAATAAAAATTTTTATATGCGGATAATCCCGATCGCAATTTACATTTTGTTTTCCTGTATTTTTATTTTTACCAGGGTCTCAAATGCCGAAAATTATTATAAACTAAGCACGGCGCAGGCACAATCCATCCCGTTAAAACAAAAAAGAATTATTGCCGCAAGTCATAATAATTCTTTTATATCCCAAATAAAACTGTTCGGAACTTTTGCCGCATCTTATACTTATAATCTTGCAAGACCTTACGCAAGCGAAGCATATCCTTTGGGCAACTACAACGGAAATTATATAGATAATTATAAGGCAAACGGCGCTACAATTAATGAATTTGATATTACCGTATCAAAAAATCCTTTTTCAAACGGCAGAAACAAATTCGGCATCGGTTTCAAAGTATCCATAGACGCCGGCGAAAATATTCAGGCTGTCGGACCTTACACAGGCAACTATTCTTATTACACGGAACCTATCTACGATAGACCGTTATACGGGTTTAGGCAAATTTATATTTCTTTTGGTATTCCAATCGGAAATGGGTTAAAAATTGATTTAGGCGAAAAAAATTATCTTATAGGTTTTGAATCTTATAATTTATCAAGGTTATGGGAAAATACATACTCATTGGTAACGGCAATAGAACCAGGGGAACTTACCGGAATATTTTTCAAGTACCCTTTTACAAGACGGTTAAAAATGGTTTTCGGGGTTGCATTAACCGATAACGCTATGGTTCCTATAAACAGATACCCGACATTCGAATATATAGCTTCGTATAAACCGTTTAAATTTTTAAAATTTCATGAAGGGGTCGTTTACGGAGCCGAAAATTTTATCATATACAACAATAACCTTTATCGGGATAATTTAGACAGGTTTTTCTATAATTTTATAGATGCTAAATATTCGTTTTACAAACACTGGACGGCGGTATTAGATTACGAAACCGGTTTAAACGGAGGAATAAATAAATCCATAGTTTACGGCAACAATATAAATGCCGGTCAATTTAATTCTTCCATAAATAATTATCCGTCTTACTTGATTTCTACCTCAGATTCTACCTTTAACAAATCGCATTTCTCTGGTCTGGTTTTTTATATCCATCATTATAGCATCTTAAACATAGGCAGGTTTTCGCAAACCGTAAGGGAAGCCGGCGTCTCGGATCCTAACGGCATGTGGGAAGCGGCAAGTACGCCCGGCATAGCTTATCGTTATTTCGATTCGACATTTACCTTAGGATATAGACCTGCCATGAAGATATTTAAAAATATTCAGTTTAGACTTGAATTTGAAAATCAAATTGCAAACCGCAGGGTTTACGGAAACGGTAACAGCACTCAAAATACCGTAAACGCTATGGTTGTTTATACTTTTAAAAATTATTGAATTTTTGCCCGGATTTTACTAAATGGATAAACTATGTCAATAAATTAAATCTGGAAAAGTTTTTCTTTCGTAGATTCGTAATCTGTGTGTCTAAAAGCATTAATTCCAAGATTGGCGGCAGGTCAGTCAATTCTCCCTGATTTCCATATCGACCATAAAAGGCCTATAACAAATATTAAAACCACGATGAATAAAATGCTAAAAAATATTCCGCCTATTGCCTTCCATACAGGCGGGTGATATATAAGCATTAAAAGACCGAGTCCTATTACCAATGAACCGGTTAAAATACTCACCGAAACCCTGTTGGCGGTTCTTTTCATTTCATTTAACGCGTCTTTTAACCCGTCGATTTCGGTTGAGGTTTTTATCCCTTCGTTATCGAATTCCCTGAATATTTTTTTTAAATTTTTTGGCAGTTCGTAAAAAACTTCGAGCATACCGTTTGATTCCTCAAAAAATCTTTTTACCTGATTTTTAAATGAATAACTGTCAAAGAAAAAGCGCTTAAAATATGGCTCAGAAAATTCCATCAGTTTAAACTCGGGGTCAAGTATCAACTCTAAACCTTCACCTATGGCGGTTGCTCTAAGCAGTGCAATCATATCATTGGGAAACTCAAGCTGATGACGGAATGCAATTGCCATCAATTCATTAAAAACATCCGCCGCTATAATATCTTTAAGGGGCTTATCATATACATTTTTAATAAAATGTTTCAGGTCTCTTTTAAGAATGGACAGATTAGCGCTTCTTTTTATAACCCCCATAGTCAAAAATTCATCTATCACGTTATCGACATTTTTTTCGGTCAAAGACAAAAAAAGTCTTAGAAGCGCCCTTTTAAGACTTTGGTCTAATGAACCGGTCATTCCGTAGTCGATAATTCCGATAGCTCCGCTATCCATTACAAATAAGTTTCCCGGGTGTGGGTCCATATGAAAAAAACCATGTTTATAAATCATCGTAAGATATATATGGGCTATTTTTTTTGCAATATCCGTTAAATCGAATCCTTTCTTTTTTAAGGCTTCGGTATCGCTTATCTTGATTCCCGATATTATTTCCATCGTCAGTATTTTTTTACTCGAATAATCCCAAAATATTTTAGGTATATGCAATGATGCATCCCCTTCAAAATTTTTTTCCATTCTTTCGGCATTCCTGCCTTCACCGGTATAATCGAGTTCGTTTTTAATAATAAAACTAAATTCGCCGACTATTGTATCCAGATCAACTTTTTTGGCAAGCTTGGAATGCTTCTTTGCAAAATCGGCAAGTTCCGAAAGAATTTCTAAATCTTCTTCTATTATTAATTCGACTCCAGGTTTTTGAATTTTAAGCGCAACTTCCGTACCGTCAAAAAGAATTGCCTTATGAACCTGCGCTATCGAGGCAACGGCTAAAGGCTTAACGTCAACATTTTTAAATATTTTATTCAGCGGTTTTCCAAATTCGTCCTCTATCAGTTTTTTAATTTTATCAAAACTAACGGAAGGAGCGCTGTCCTGAAGTTTAATAAATTGGTTTATATATTCCGGCGGCAATATATCAGGTCTCATACTTAATATTTGGCCGAGTTTTATAAATGTTGGTCCTAAATCTTCCAGCGCCATTCTAATATGTTCGGGTTTATTATAAGGTTCTTTTCTCTTCGGATGCCCTAATAAACCCCAGTGGAAAGGAATCAAGAATCCCAGATCCAGCTCAAGAATCAACCATCCTAAACCGTGGCGGGATAATATGGATAATATTTCCGCGTATCTTTTAAAATTGCGATGTTTTCTTTTATTTAAGAGCAAAGACGCCTCCGCATCTTCTTGTTTAGCCATTCAGAGTTAATTATATTATAAGCCCTGCTTACCGCAAAAGCAAGCGGACTCCCCCATCCCGCTTGCGTTGCCAAAGAGATTAAAAAGCCCGGCGTAACCTACCTTATTTTACGGCAGGAGTATATATAAAACAACCCGCCCGGCTATTTCCGCACCCTGTTTAAGTATTTTATATGAACGATTTCCGCAAGAAACTAGAGCCTTCCCACAGAAGTCATTACAGAGGCGGCGAAGCGATGTTTGCCGACTTTGATATATCCCCGTTATTCCGCCCAAGTATTCCTCTTGCAAGAACCCTTGTGTGCTTTTGCATTGCCGCTTTTTCACCTGATTCTATTTTTATTTTATGATATAATAAGTCCATCCCGTATATTATCAAAAATATTGATGATGCGGATACGGATATTTTTGAAATTATCATTGGGGGGGGGTAAACCATCGATGCTTGCGGATGTGCCGATTACAGGCGATAAACTAACAGGCTATGCAATAATTGGTTTATCGGATTTTGCTTTAATTTCTTTAAAATAACAGCCAATAAATAGAATTATGTCAAATACAATCAATTTAATTGCCGCAATAATAGGTTTAGTTGTGGCAATTATTAGTCTTTATATATCTATAATAACGAAAAAACAAGCTCCACAAAATAGTAAATTCTTTTATATCAAGGGATAATATAATAATGTCAAGGGTTATATTTTTACGCCTATTAATAGGACTATTAGGCATTGTGTTTATAGTTCTCACATTTTGGTTAGGTGCATATTTTCATTTAAACGTTTCCACAAAAATAGTAATCGTATTGGCTTTTGCATTAGCCGCTATTCTTGCGGAAATTGTAATAGCCATCGATAATCTGGAAAAAAGATTAAAGGCGGCTTTCCCGTCGTTAGAACTTCCCCTTAAGGAACAAATCGCTATTAATGAAACTATAATGCTGTATAACAGGCTTAAAAAGAAAAAATCGGATATTTCGACGCGAATAGCTCTGGAAGATTTTGAAAAAATTCATATTCTCTTAAAACAGGCGGAAAAGGGTGGAGATTTTATTTTTCACGATATTTACGCCGCTAAATTGATTGCATTGAAAGAATTAAAACCGGGACAGTCGTTTAAGGTTGTAAGCAATCTTATAGAACCGTTTTATTGGGGATACGGCAAGGATGTGACCGAACATACAAAACAAAATTACAGGCAGGCAAAAAGAGGCGTTCATATTGAACGAATATTTCTTTTAAAGGACGAGGATGATTTCTCCAAGATAAAAGAAATTATGGATGAGCAGGCAAAAAATAGTATCGATGTATTTTACGTTTTTCAAAACGAATTAGATAAAATGTTGCCGTACGCCAGTTTTGCGATATCCGAAGAATTGTCGATAGGGATAATTTCACATAGGGAAGATTTATTGGGAAAGATTACCGTTACATCTAATAACCAGATAATCACGGAACTTGCCTGGCAATTCGATATTATTAAAAAACAATCAAAGAAGTTCAACGCGGCAAAATAGCCGCCGGAAGCAAGGATAGTAATTCAGGCGGCTATTCCTTAAGCTCTTCGATTAGTTCCTGCACGGTCATAATGTTACCCCCCCCGTTATTTTTATTTCTTACCTTTCTTAACCGTGTGCTTTACCTTTATGGCAGCAAGGTTTAGTTCGAGGGTGGTCTCGCTACCGGTCGTTTCCAAGGCGCCATCGAGAATATCTCCCAGGACATCGGCCGCTTTTTCCATTTGCCTCATTTTCATACATAATTTTACATTTTAATTCATATCGTAGTCAAGAGGAAAATCTGCAGAACTGCTTATTTACTGCGGTTTTTAATGGTGCGTCCAGCAGGATTCGAACCTGCGACCCACAGCTTAGAAGGCTGTTACCTTGATTGATAAGTTAATGAAATTACTAACTTATCGGCTATATATATTTTTTATGTGCGCTAAAATGTGATTATTTTATAGCAGACTTTGAAATTCATTTGATTCTAATCCCATGTCTTTAATTATTCCTGAGAGCGTTTTCGGTTTTATAATTTTTCCAGAATGAATTGGAACGACTATCCGCCTTTTATCCGAATCGCTGTAATAAATGGCGTGGCTTCCTGATTTCCTGTCGAACTGAAAGCCTAATTTAACAGCCACCTTTATTATGTCCTTAGAAGTAATGCGAGGCAATTTGGGGCTCAAACCGCTACCCTCATAGATTTAATAGCAATGTCTTCAATTGGGATTTCTTCTTTATGCATCTTTAAACTTTCAATATAAAGCTTAATTGCATCTTTTATATTTTCTGATGCTTCATCGTAGTTGTCCCCGTATGTATGACATCCCGGAAGAGCCGGACAAAACGCATGAAATCCGCCGTCTTCTTCTCTTTCCAAAATAACCGTATAATTATATTCTTTCATGTTGTGTTTTTAAATCCTATAAATTTCTAATTTTTAAGAACAGCAATTATTCTTCATTTTTTATAATAAATTAATTTTATCCCTTGTAAAATATTATGTCAATAAAACTTTTATGTAAAACTTTTATGTAATTAACATTAGGGCTTTTAAAATCTATTCATTAATCCACTTGGTCATTAATAACGCTTCTATATCCATATCGTTTATCGGGTTTCCCTTGACAATCATAATAACAACCCCGATAATCTTAAAATCGGAGTTATCGTCTATGGAAAATGTCCGGGTATCGATCTCGAGGTATGTTTCATCGGTAACCGCCCTGTTGT encodes:
- a CDS encoding phosphoribosyltransferase; amino-acid sequence: MFKNRREAGEKLAIALEKYKNKEDITVLALPKGGIEVAFEVAKYLNAKFSLLIVRKLPFPDNPEAGFGAVAEDGSIYINKQSSRYLSEKEMNDIIFSQKNEIKRRISILRKGEPLPDIINKTVILIDDGIAAGSTMRAAIMLCRKRGAKKIIAAAPVAGKDVAGQINELADELVILETPYNFRAVAQVYENWYDVSDEEAIDLLGRL
- a CDS encoding type II toxin-antitoxin system HicB family antitoxin, whose product is MKEYNYTVILEREEDGGFHAFCPALPGCHTYGDNYDEASENIKDAIKLYIESLKMHKEEIPIEDIAIKSMRVAV
- a CDS encoding addiction module toxin, HicA family; amino-acid sequence: MPRITSKDIIKVAVKLGFQFDRKSGSHAIYYSDSDKRRIVVPIHSGKIIKPKTLSGIIKDMGLESNEFQSLL
- a CDS encoding ATPase, translating into MKKWDATKAKVKKQQADDLMDSYLNAIEYKDMSVCSKCRSIYHDKRWAEDKKLYDLLMKNPEKVIFTVCPACRKIETKYMEGVVELKGNFLFEHKDEIISLIKNTVEKADYIDPLEKIENINIDEKNKTIEIITTDDKLAQRIGRNIEKAYKGNVEYHFSKEDRLTRVYWKR
- a CDS encoding AarF/ABC1/UbiB kinase family protein, whose protein sequence is MAKQEDAEASLLLNKRKHRNFKRYAEILSILSRHGLGWLILELDLGFLIPFHWGLLGHPKRKEPYNKPEHIRMALEDLGPTFIKLGQILSMRPDILPPEYINQFIKLQDSAPSVSFDKIKKLIEDEFGKPLNKIFKNVDVKPLAVASIAQVHKAILFDGTEVALKIQKPGVELIIEEDLEILSELADFAKKHSKLAKKVDLDTIVGEFSFIIKNELDYTGEGRNAERMEKNFEGDASLHIPKIFWDYSSKKILTMEIISGIKISDTEALKKKGFDLTDIAKKIAHIYLTMIYKHGFFHMDPHPGNLFVMDSGAIGIIDYGMTGSLDQSLKRALLRLFLSLTEKNVDNVIDEFLTMGVIKRSANLSILKRDLKHFIKNVYDKPLKDIIAADVFNELMAIAFRHQLEFPNDMIALLRATAIGEGLELILDPEFKLMEFSEPYFKRFFFDSYSFKNQVKRFFEESNGMLEVFYELPKNLKKIFREFDNEGIKTSTEIDGLKDALNEMKRTANRVSVSILTGSLVIGLGLLMLIYHPPVWKAIGGIFFSILFIVVLIFVIGLLWSIWKSGRID